From one Microscilla marina ATCC 23134 genomic stretch:
- a CDS encoding alkaline phosphatase D family protein, whose amino-acid sequence MKKLILILCLMAASIATGYTQSPLPDGVISLPDNMYPGQAPFYYGVASGDPLSDRVIIWTHVMPANLSVTQQTVTWQVATDPNFTQLVRSGTAQTTAARDWTVKVDVTGLAPYHNYYYRFIAADGRTSVTGKTRTAPAANQSLNNLRFAVVSCTNLFSGYFNGYRRIGHRTDIDAVIHLGDYIYNKPDDFRAPVPAPTKPETLAEWRARHQLYLLDPDLRWAKQNHPFIIVWDNHDLFSTGKTSPDNIGDAIRAFREWVPVRDVPGKADIIYRKLNYGTLLDIVMIDIKTKRDYPEDVANPEKRTTLGQEQRAWLEEQLVNSTTKWRIIGNQKLFGTLAVGDDFEWFNNKGWDAYPAERRSIMRTLKKRTKGNNMIVTGDAHVSIANDLPIDHTAPIWSDKRKSQAVEFLPTSLTSDNGDEKGVAVAALRAAEVILRTINPHIKYVDLQKHGYGILDVRPDRSVAEFWYVNKDKVTDNEKFAKGLKVKSGKDKWQDNDVNSPTTEIPFAQRLLKNTRTTQTLLNKQTEKLQRSQVKLFPNPNEGEFFIRLPQQFSQIKIQVYNDKAELVFKQSAQDTQRVNLKIKNLPTGKYYIKVLADGQEVVKHMLVK is encoded by the coding sequence ATGAAAAAGCTCATTTTAATCCTTTGCCTAATGGCAGCAAGCATTGCAACAGGTTATACACAATCACCTCTGCCAGATGGTGTTATTTCATTGCCAGATAACATGTATCCAGGCCAAGCTCCTTTTTATTATGGGGTGGCGTCAGGTGACCCGTTAAGCGATCGGGTGATTATATGGACACATGTTATGCCAGCCAACCTATCAGTTACACAGCAAACAGTGACCTGGCAGGTAGCCACCGATCCAAATTTTACTCAATTAGTACGCTCAGGAACTGCCCAAACTACAGCAGCTCGTGACTGGACCGTAAAGGTAGATGTAACAGGACTGGCACCTTATCACAATTACTATTACCGTTTTATTGCCGCTGACGGACGTACTTCTGTTACAGGTAAAACACGTACTGCGCCTGCGGCTAATCAGTCGTTAAACAACCTACGCTTTGCGGTAGTATCGTGCACCAATCTTTTTTCCGGGTATTTTAATGGGTACCGTCGTATTGGGCACCGCACTGATATTGATGCAGTCATTCATTTGGGAGATTATATTTACAACAAACCAGATGATTTTAGAGCTCCGGTGCCTGCACCTACCAAACCCGAAACTTTGGCAGAATGGAGAGCCCGACATCAATTGTATCTGTTAGACCCTGACTTACGTTGGGCGAAACAAAACCACCCTTTTATTATAGTATGGGATAATCACGACTTGTTCTCTACCGGCAAAACCTCCCCAGATAACATAGGAGATGCTATTCGGGCTTTTCGAGAATGGGTACCTGTACGCGATGTGCCGGGCAAAGCTGATATTATTTACCGTAAGTTGAATTATGGTACATTGCTCGACATTGTCATGATTGACATTAAAACTAAGCGAGATTACCCAGAAGATGTAGCCAACCCTGAAAAGCGCACCACACTAGGACAGGAACAACGCGCCTGGCTCGAAGAACAATTGGTGAATTCAACCACTAAATGGCGAATCATTGGTAACCAAAAACTGTTTGGAACCTTGGCAGTAGGGGATGACTTTGAGTGGTTTAACAACAAGGGATGGGACGCTTACCCTGCGGAGCGCCGCTCAATCATGCGTACCCTTAAAAAGCGCACCAAGGGCAATAACATGATAGTAACAGGCGATGCTCACGTGTCTATTGCCAACGATTTACCTATTGATCATACGGCTCCCATCTGGAGCGATAAACGCAAATCGCAAGCAGTAGAATTTTTGCCTACCAGTCTTACCAGTGACAATGGCGATGAAAAAGGGGTAGCGGTAGCAGCTTTAAGGGCAGCAGAAGTAATCTTACGTACCATTAACCCCCACATAAAGTATGTAGACTTGCAAAAGCATGGCTATGGTATCTTAGATGTGCGTCCAGATAGAAGCGTTGCAGAGTTTTGGTATGTAAACAAAGACAAAGTGACAGATAATGAGAAGTTTGCCAAAGGCCTAAAGGTAAAAAGCGGGAAAGACAAATGGCAAGATAACGATGTAAACTCGCCTACTACCGAGATTCCTTTTGCCCAACGTTTGTTAAAAAACACCCGAACAACCCAAACATTGCTTAATAAACAAACTGAAAAGTTGCAACGAAGCCAGGTAAAGTTATTCCCTAACCCTAATGAAGGGGAGTTTTTTATTAGGTTACCCCAACAGTTTAGCCAAATCAAAATACAGGTATACAACGATAAGGCAGAACTGGTGTTTAAACAAAGTGCACAAGACACTCAAAGGGTCAACCTAAAAATAAAAAACCTTCCCACAGGTAAATATTACATAAAAGTATTGGCCGATGGGCAAGAGGTAGTCAAACACATGTTGGTAAAGTAG